The Bacillus vallismortis genome window below encodes:
- a CDS encoding LysR family transcriptional regulator gives MDLKWLQTFIVAAASENFRETAERLYLTQPAVSQHIRKLENELDMRLFLHRGRRVVLTDEGRLFLPYAKEMINVYQAGKQKVSQWKQGYSRSLTLAVHPYIASYILPRFLPAYIQKHPHVELSTHVAGSDDIKKAVEQNEADIGLSRKDPNSNTLYYQYICEGTLCLAAPFQENRPADAASVFSHYRLLTHDHPSYGDTFLHNIRSHYPHLQTMAAGQTDTAVHMIKAGMGASFLPAYIIKQEEAEKKLMAVSTPPHLELPASQTFMMWKRNNEDIQHFHAMLHDFMLREQV, from the coding sequence ATGGATTTAAAATGGCTGCAAACCTTTATTGTCGCAGCGGCATCAGAGAACTTCAGGGAAACGGCTGAGCGTCTTTACCTCACCCAGCCGGCTGTTTCTCAACATATAAGAAAATTGGAAAATGAACTGGACATGCGGCTGTTTTTGCATCGCGGGAGACGCGTCGTCCTGACTGACGAAGGCAGGCTGTTTTTGCCTTATGCCAAAGAAATGATCAATGTATACCAAGCCGGAAAGCAAAAAGTCAGCCAATGGAAGCAAGGATACAGCCGTTCACTTACACTGGCCGTCCATCCCTACATTGCATCCTATATCTTGCCTCGCTTTCTCCCGGCTTATATCCAAAAACATCCGCATGTTGAACTTTCAACTCATGTGGCTGGATCTGATGATATCAAAAAAGCGGTGGAACAAAATGAAGCGGATATTGGTTTGTCGCGGAAAGATCCGAACTCAAACACACTCTATTATCAGTACATATGCGAAGGCACGCTGTGTCTTGCGGCCCCATTCCAGGAAAACAGGCCTGCTGATGCTGCTTCTGTCTTCAGCCATTATCGGCTTCTCACGCATGATCATCCTTCATATGGGGATACCTTTTTACATAACATCCGTTCACATTACCCTCACCTTCAAACGATGGCTGCCGGGCAGACTGATACGGCTGTCCATATGATAAAAGCGGGAATGGGAGCGTCTTTTCTCCCCGCCTACATCATCAAGCAGGAAGAAGCGGAAAAAAAGCTGATGGCTGTAAGTACGCCCCCGCATCTTGAATTGCCGGCGTCCCAGACGTTTATGATGTGGAAAAGAAACAATGAGGACATTCAGCACTTTCACGCCATGTTACATGACTTTATGCTGCGCGAACAAGTATAG
- the pepT gene encoding peptidase T, which produces MKEEIIERFTTYVKVDTQSDESVDTCPSTPGQLTLGNMLVDKLKSIGMQDAVIDENGYVMATLPSNTEKDVPTIGFLAHVDTATDFTGKNVNPQIVESYDGKDIVLNEKLQVILSPDQYPELSGYKGHTLITTDGTTLLGADNKAGIAEIMTAMDYLIKHPEIKHGTIRVAFTPDEEIGRGPHKFDVKRFNASFAYTVDGGPLGELEYESFNAAAAKITVKGNNVHPGTAKGKMINSAKIAMKLNSLLPADEAPEYTEGYEGFYHLLSIQGDVEETKLHYIIRDFDKEKFQSRKATMKRVVEELQNEYGQDRIHLDMNDQYYNMREKIEPVIEIVNIAKQAMENLGIEPKISPIRGGTDGSQLSYMGLPTPNIFTGGENFHGKFEYISADNMVKAVNVIVEIAKQFEEQA; this is translated from the coding sequence ATGAAAGAAGAAATCATTGAACGGTTTACTACATACGTAAAAGTCGACACGCAGTCTGATGAATCCGTCGACACCTGCCCTTCCACACCCGGCCAATTGACGTTAGGAAACATGCTTGTTGATAAATTGAAATCTATCGGCATGCAGGATGCAGTGATTGACGAAAACGGTTATGTGATGGCGACTCTTCCCTCCAATACTGAAAAAGACGTGCCGACAATCGGCTTTCTCGCTCACGTCGACACCGCTACAGACTTTACCGGCAAAAACGTGAATCCGCAAATCGTTGAAAGCTACGATGGAAAAGACATCGTTCTCAATGAAAAACTGCAGGTCATCCTGTCACCTGATCAATACCCTGAGCTATCTGGCTATAAAGGCCACACACTCATCACCACTGACGGCACAACCCTGCTCGGCGCAGACAATAAAGCCGGGATTGCCGAAATCATGACAGCCATGGATTACCTCATCAAACACCCTGAAATCAAGCACGGCACCATCAGAGTCGCGTTTACGCCTGATGAAGAAATCGGAAGAGGACCGCACAAGTTTGATGTCAAACGGTTCAATGCGTCCTTTGCCTATACAGTTGACGGCGGCCCGCTTGGCGAACTTGAGTACGAAAGCTTCAATGCCGCGGCCGCAAAAATCACAGTCAAAGGCAACAACGTACATCCCGGCACGGCAAAAGGAAAAATGATCAATTCCGCGAAAATCGCGATGAAGCTGAACAGCCTGCTGCCGGCAGATGAAGCGCCTGAATATACAGAAGGCTACGAAGGCTTCTACCACCTGCTGTCAATTCAAGGAGATGTAGAGGAAACAAAGCTCCACTACATTATCAGAGACTTTGACAAAGAGAAATTCCAAAGCAGAAAAGCAACGATGAAGCGTGTCGTTGAGGAACTTCAAAATGAATATGGGCAAGACCGGATTCACCTTGATATGAACGATCAATACTACAACATGAGAGAGAAAATCGAACCTGTCATCGAAATCGTCAACATCGCCAAGCAAGCGATGGAAAACCTCGGCATCGAACCGAAGATTTCCCCAATCCGCGGAGGCACGGACGGTTCCCAGCTGTCCTACATGGGGCTTCCGACGCCAAACATCTTTACAGGCGGCGAAAACTTCCACGGCAAATTTGAATACATCTCGGCCGACAACATGGTTAAAGCCGTAAACGTCATCGTTGAGATTGCAAAGCAGTTTGAAGAACAAGCATAA
- a CDS encoding LURP-one-related/scramblase family protein: MIDLFMKQKMFSFKDTFHIYDRDEQERFKVEGRFFSLGDSLQLTDSSGKTLVSIEQKVMSFLPRYVISIGGKTVCEVTKKLAFFKPKFEISGLNWQIDGDLWKNEFQLTDGENVRMSVSKKWLSWGDSYHLQIANEEDVLLCTAIAIVLDMVLYDDEDESLF; the protein is encoded by the coding sequence ATGATCGATTTATTTATGAAACAAAAAATGTTCTCGTTTAAAGATACATTTCACATTTATGACCGGGATGAACAAGAGCGATTCAAGGTCGAAGGACGGTTCTTTTCGTTAGGGGACTCATTACAATTGACAGATTCATCCGGGAAAACGCTCGTTTCCATTGAACAAAAAGTGATGTCATTTCTGCCGCGATATGTGATTTCAATTGGCGGGAAAACGGTTTGTGAGGTGACGAAGAAATTAGCGTTTTTCAAACCGAAGTTTGAGATTTCCGGACTTAACTGGCAAATTGACGGTGACTTGTGGAAGAATGAATTCCAGCTGACTGACGGGGAGAATGTCCGGATGTCGGTGAGTAAGAAGTGGCTCAGCTGGGGTGATTCCTATCATTTGCAGATTGCAAACGAGGAAGATGTGCTGCTTTGCACGGCCATCGCTATCGTGTTGGATATGGTCTTATATGACGATGAAGATGAGAGTCTTTTCTAA
- a CDS encoding 5-methyltetrahydropteroyltriglutamate--homocysteine S-methyltransferase: MAQQTNVAGQKSEKQNKAPFRADHVGSLLRSAPVKEARQKKAAGEITAEQLREIENKEITRIVKKQKEIGLDVVTDGEFRRSWWHYDFLEGLDGVEPFIPAEGIQFHNVKTKARSIKVTGKLDFTNHPALADYQFLQEIAGDATPKLTIPSPNMLFFGEKADKGIYDDQEEYFHDLAQAYKKAINAFYDAGCRYLQLDDTSWSLFFEEKGREVVRALGGDPETLPALFAKTINDAVADRPDDLTITMHICRGNFKSTWAASGGYDAVAETILDGLNLDGLFLEYDDDRSGNFDPLRFVKRKDLQIVLGLITSKYGELENPEDVKRRINEAARFVSLDQLCLSPQCGFASTEEGNLLTEMQQWAKLRHVIDIANDVWR; this comes from the coding sequence ATGGCTCAACAAACAAATGTTGCAGGACAAAAATCAGAAAAACAAAACAAAGCTCCTTTCCGCGCCGATCATGTCGGCAGTTTACTGCGCTCCGCTCCGGTGAAAGAAGCACGCCAGAAAAAAGCGGCCGGCGAGATCACAGCGGAACAGCTTCGTGAGATTGAAAACAAGGAAATCACTCGCATTGTCAAAAAACAAAAAGAAATCGGTCTCGACGTGGTAACAGACGGTGAATTTCGCCGTTCTTGGTGGCATTATGATTTTCTCGAAGGGCTTGACGGTGTGGAACCGTTCATTCCCGCTGAAGGGATTCAGTTCCATAACGTAAAAACAAAAGCACGCAGCATCAAAGTGACGGGAAAACTCGATTTTACGAACCACCCAGCGCTTGCTGATTATCAATTTTTACAAGAGATTGCCGGCGACGCGACACCTAAATTGACGATTCCGAGCCCGAATATGCTGTTTTTCGGTGAAAAGGCCGATAAAGGCATTTATGACGATCAAGAGGAGTACTTTCATGATCTGGCCCAAGCGTACAAAAAAGCAATCAACGCCTTCTATGACGCTGGATGCCGCTATCTTCAGCTAGATGATACGTCATGGTCTCTCTTCTTTGAGGAAAAAGGCAGAGAGGTTGTCCGGGCGCTCGGCGGCGATCCAGAAACATTGCCTGCCTTGTTTGCCAAAACGATTAACGATGCAGTCGCGGACCGCCCTGATGATTTAACAATCACAATGCACATTTGCCGCGGCAACTTCAAGTCGACTTGGGCGGCATCAGGAGGCTATGACGCTGTAGCGGAAACGATTTTGGACGGCTTAAACTTGGACGGCCTGTTCTTGGAATATGATGATGATCGCTCCGGAAATTTTGATCCGCTCCGTTTCGTGAAACGCAAGGATCTGCAAATTGTTCTTGGCTTAATTACATCAAAATACGGCGAGCTCGAAAATCCTGAGGATGTGAAACGCCGAATCAATGAAGCGGCGCGCTTTGTCAGCCTTGACCAGTTGTGCCTCAGCCCGCAGTGCGGTTTCGCCTCTACAGAAGAAGGCAATCTGTTGACAGAGATGCAGCAATGGGCGAAGCTGCGCCACGTCATCGACATCGCCAACGATGTGTGGAGATAA
- a CDS encoding 5-methyltetrahydropteroyltriglutamate--homocysteine S-methyltransferase, with the protein MPQQTTPAEQKSLQRQKPPFRADQVGSLLRSEPVKKARLQKAAGEITAEQLRQIENDEIIRIVEKQKETGLNVVTDGEFRRAWWHFDFLENLDGVEPFIPEHGIQFHNVQTKARGIKVTDDIDFSTHPMLEDYSFLHSIAGDATPKMTIPSPNMLFFRGKLEKDAYKNDYQLFQHDVSKAYKKAIQAFYDRGCRYLQLDDTAWAVFLSEKGLKQIEAFGTTPDELRQLFAKSINDAIADRPDDLTVTMHICRGNFQSTWTAEGGYDAAAETIFDGLNLDGLFLEYDDSRSGGFEPLRYVKRSDLQLVLGLVTSKFGELEHPDDVKRRIEEASRYVSLDQLCLSPQCGFASTEEGNKLTEEQQWAKLRHVVEIANDVWK; encoded by the coding sequence ATGCCACAACAAACAACACCCGCAGAACAAAAATCACTTCAAAGACAAAAACCGCCATTTCGCGCGGATCAAGTCGGAAGCCTGCTGAGGTCTGAGCCCGTCAAAAAAGCGCGGCTGCAAAAAGCCGCCGGCGAGATTACGGCTGAACAGCTTCGCCAGATCGAGAACGATGAAATCATCCGCATTGTGGAAAAACAGAAGGAAACCGGCCTGAACGTCGTGACAGACGGCGAATTCCGCAGAGCGTGGTGGCATTTTGATTTTCTGGAAAACTTGGATGGGGTTGAGCCGTTTATTCCTGAGCACGGCATTCAATTTCATAACGTACAGACAAAAGCACGCGGCATTAAAGTCACAGATGATATCGACTTTTCAACTCACCCAATGCTTGAAGATTATTCATTTCTCCATAGCATTGCAGGTGACGCGACGCCGAAGATGACGATCCCAAGCCCGAATATGCTGTTTTTCCGCGGAAAGCTTGAAAAGGATGCGTACAAAAACGACTATCAGCTTTTCCAGCATGATGTATCCAAAGCATATAAAAAAGCGATTCAAGCGTTTTATGACAGAGGCTGCCGCTACCTCCAGCTTGATGATACGGCATGGGCTGTTTTCTTATCTGAAAAAGGCTTAAAACAAATCGAAGCATTCGGAACAACGCCAGACGAGCTTCGCCAGCTGTTTGCGAAATCCATTAACGACGCGATTGCGGATCGTCCGGATGACCTGACGGTGACCATGCATATTTGCCGCGGCAACTTCCAGTCCACTTGGACAGCTGAAGGCGGTTATGACGCGGCAGCTGAAACCATTTTTGACGGCTTGAACCTTGACGGCCTGTTCTTGGAATACGATGATTCACGCTCAGGCGGATTTGAACCGCTCCGTTATGTGAAGCGCTCTGATCTTCAGCTTGTCCTTGGTTTAGTCACCTCTAAATTCGGCGAGCTTGAACATCCGGACGATGTGAAACGCCGTATCGAAGAAGCGTCCCGCTATGTGAGCTTAGACCAGCTTTGCCTCAGCCCTCAATGCGGATTCGCTTCCACTGAAGAAGGCAACAAGCTGACCGAAGAACAGCAATGGGCGAAGCTGCGCCATGTGGTTGAAATCGCTAACGATGTTTGGAAATAA
- a CDS encoding 3-hydroxybutyrate dehydrogenase, which yields MNKQVALVTGAAGGIGFEIAREFAREGARVIVSDLHQEACEKAASKLAEEGFDAAAIPCDVTKEAQVADTVNTIQKRYGRLDILVNNAGIQHVAPIEEFPTETFEQLIKVMLTAPFIAMKHVFPIMKKQQFGRIIHIASVNGLVGFAGKSAYNSAKHGVIGLTKVGALEGAPHGITVNALCPGYVDTQLVRNQLSDLSKTRNVPYDSVLEQIIFPLVPQKRLLGVKEIADYAVFLASEKAKGVTGQAVVLDGGYTAQ from the coding sequence ATGAATAAACAAGTCGCCTTGGTGACAGGGGCAGCCGGCGGAATCGGATTCGAAATCGCGAGGGAGTTCGCCCGTGAAGGAGCTAGAGTCATCGTTTCGGACCTTCATCAGGAAGCATGCGAAAAGGCCGCTTCCAAGCTTGCAGAAGAAGGTTTTGACGCAGCAGCCATTCCGTGTGATGTGACAAAGGAAGCGCAAGTCGCTGATACGGTGAACACCATTCAAAAACGATACGGCCGCTTGGATATTCTGGTGAACAATGCCGGTATTCAGCACGTCGCCCCGATTGAAGAGTTTCCGACAGAAACCTTTGAACAACTGATCAAGGTCATGCTGACGGCGCCCTTCATCGCAATGAAGCATGTTTTTCCGATCATGAAAAAACAGCAGTTTGGCAGAATCATTCATATCGCGTCTGTTAATGGTTTAGTCGGCTTTGCGGGGAAATCGGCTTATAATAGCGCCAAGCACGGTGTCATTGGGCTGACTAAGGTCGGGGCGCTGGAGGGCGCGCCCCATGGCATTACAGTTAACGCGCTCTGTCCGGGGTATGTCGATACACAGCTTGTCCGCAATCAGCTGAGCGATCTTTCGAAAACGAGAAATGTCCCTTACGACTCCGTCCTTGAACAGATCATTTTTCCGCTTGTGCCGCAAAAACGACTGCTTGGCGTCAAGGAAATCGCGGATTATGCAGTGTTTTTGGCAAGCGAGAAAGCGAAGGGTGTCACCGGGCAGGCTGTCGTCCTAGATGGGGGCTACACCGCTCAATGA
- a CDS encoding CoA transferase subunit B codes for MKEARQRMVKRAVQEIKDGMNVNLGIGIPTLVANEIPDGVHVMLQSENGLLGIGPYPAEGTEDADLINAGKETITEVTGASYFDSAESFAMIRGGHIDLAILGGMEVSEQGDLANWMIPGKMVKGMGGAMDLVNGAKRIVVIMEHVNKHGESKVKKTCSLPLTGQKVVHRLITDLAVFDFDNGRMTLTELQKGVTIEEVYEKTEADFAVSQSVIKQNS; via the coding sequence ATGAAGGAAGCGAGACAACGGATGGTCAAACGGGCTGTACAAGAAATCAAGGATGGCATGAACGTCAATCTCGGGATCGGAATACCGACGCTTGTCGCAAATGAGATACCCGATGGCGTTCACGTCATGCTTCAGTCAGAAAACGGCTTGCTTGGGATCGGCCCGTATCCTGCGGAAGGAACGGAAGACGCGGATTTGATCAATGCGGGAAAGGAAACGATCACTGAAGTGACGGGCGCTTCCTATTTTGACAGCGCCGAGTCATTCGCGATGATAAGAGGCGGGCATATCGATTTGGCTATCCTTGGCGGGATGGAGGTTTCGGAGCAAGGCGATCTGGCCAATTGGATGATCCCCGGGAAAATGGTAAAAGGGATGGGCGGCGCGATGGATCTCGTCAACGGGGCGAAACGGATCGTTGTCATCATGGAGCATGTCAATAAGCATGGAGAGTCAAAGGTGAAAAAAACTTGCTCCCTTCCGCTGACGGGCCAGAAAGTCGTGCATAGGCTGATTACGGATTTGGCAGTGTTTGATTTTGATAACGGCCGCATGACACTGACTGAGCTTCAGAAAGGCGTCACAATTGAAGAGGTGTATGAAAAAACAGAAGCTGATTTCGCTGTAAGCCAGTCTGTGATCAAACAAAACTCTTAG
- a CDS encoding CoA transferase subunit A — translation MGKVLLSSKEAAELIQDGDTLIAGGFGLCGIPEQLIMAIRDQGVKDLTVVSNNCGVDDWGLGLLLANRQIKKMISSYVGENKIFERQFLSGELEVELVPQGTLAERIRAGGAGIPGFYTATGVGTSIAEGKEHKTFGGRRYVLERGITGDVAIVKAWKADTMGNLVFRKTARNFNPVAAMAGKITIAEAEDIVEAGELDPDHIHTPGIYVQHVVLGASHEKRIEKRTVRQAAGKGEAK, via the coding sequence ATGGGAAAAGTGCTGTTATCTAGTAAGGAAGCTGCGGAACTGATTCAAGATGGAGATACGCTGATCGCAGGAGGATTCGGGCTGTGCGGCATTCCTGAACAGCTCATTATGGCGATAAGAGATCAGGGGGTCAAGGATTTAACCGTTGTCAGCAACAATTGCGGAGTCGATGACTGGGGCCTTGGTTTGCTTTTGGCTAACAGGCAAATCAAGAAAATGATCTCATCCTATGTCGGGGAAAATAAAATTTTTGAGCGGCAGTTTTTAAGCGGAGAGCTTGAGGTTGAGCTTGTTCCCCAAGGAACGCTCGCCGAGAGAATTCGGGCAGGCGGCGCGGGCATACCGGGATTTTACACGGCGACTGGTGTCGGCACTTCAATAGCTGAGGGAAAAGAACATAAAACGTTCGGCGGCCGGAGGTATGTGCTGGAGCGAGGCATTACCGGCGACGTGGCGATTGTCAAAGCATGGAAAGCGGACACCATGGGGAATTTGGTTTTTCGGAAAACGGCGAGAAATTTTAATCCCGTTGCCGCCATGGCAGGCAAGATCACGATTGCCGAGGCGGAAGACATCGTGGAAGCGGGAGAGCTTGATCCAGATCACATCCACACACCGGGCATTTACGTACAGCATGTGGTGCTTGGCGCCAGCCATGAAAAACGGATTGAAAAACGCACAGTTCGGCAGGCGGCGGGAAAGGGTGAGGCGAAATGA
- a CDS encoding GntP family permease encodes MELIIILLALGLLMFTAYRGFSVILFAPICALFAVLLTDPSHVLPFFSSIFMEKMAGFIKLYFPVFLLGAIFGKVVEMSGLAASIAKTIVRLVGAKRAILAIVLMGAVLTYSGVSLFVVVFAVYPFAKNMFQEANIPKRLIPGTIALGAFTFTMDALPGTPQIQNVIPTTFFKTDIYAAPWLGLFGAVIVLAAGMLYLESRRKKAQATGEGYDGFDSKNSAALESSELAAAPDKSQVQHALAFVPLILVGAMNKCFTIYLPKWYPNGFDFSSIGLKEFDKLDISSAAAIWSVELALVIGIITTILFDWRRVFVQMKEGLNEGIGGALLASMNTGAEYGFGGVIAALPGFHKLSSGISHTFTDPLVNGAVTTTALAGITGSASGGMGIALSAMSDQYLQAIQVYNIPPEVMHRVISMASGGMDTLPHNGAVITLLAVTGLTHRQSYRDIFAITLIKTAAVFAVIAIYSLTGLV; translated from the coding sequence GTGGAACTCATCATCATTCTATTGGCGTTAGGCTTGCTGATGTTTACGGCGTATCGGGGATTTTCTGTCATATTATTTGCGCCGATTTGCGCGTTATTCGCGGTGCTGCTGACTGATCCAAGCCACGTGCTTCCTTTTTTCTCATCAATTTTTATGGAGAAGATGGCGGGTTTTATAAAGCTGTATTTTCCGGTATTTTTGCTCGGTGCGATTTTTGGAAAGGTCGTTGAAATGTCCGGGCTTGCGGCATCGATTGCGAAAACGATTGTCAGGCTTGTCGGGGCGAAAAGAGCGATACTCGCAATCGTGCTGATGGGCGCTGTCTTGACGTACAGCGGCGTCAGCCTGTTTGTTGTCGTGTTTGCCGTATATCCTTTTGCGAAAAACATGTTCCAAGAAGCAAACATACCGAAACGCCTCATCCCGGGAACGATTGCTTTAGGGGCTTTTACGTTTACGATGGACGCGCTTCCGGGGACGCCGCAAATTCAAAATGTCATCCCGACGACGTTTTTCAAAACAGACATTTATGCCGCTCCTTGGCTTGGTTTGTTCGGCGCAGTGATTGTGCTGGCAGCGGGCATGCTTTATTTGGAATCGAGGAGGAAAAAAGCGCAGGCAACTGGCGAAGGCTATGACGGTTTTGATTCGAAGAATTCTGCCGCTCTTGAATCGTCTGAGTTAGCGGCTGCACCGGACAAAAGCCAGGTGCAGCATGCGCTTGCCTTTGTCCCGCTTATTCTCGTAGGTGCAATGAATAAATGCTTCACCATATACCTTCCAAAGTGGTATCCGAATGGGTTCGATTTTTCGTCGATCGGATTAAAGGAGTTCGATAAACTTGATATTTCTTCAGCGGCTGCCATTTGGTCGGTGGAGCTCGCTCTGGTGATTGGCATCATCACAACAATTTTATTTGATTGGAGAAGAGTGTTTGTCCAAATGAAGGAAGGGCTGAATGAAGGGATCGGCGGCGCCTTGCTGGCATCTATGAATACAGGTGCCGAGTATGGTTTCGGCGGCGTTATCGCCGCACTTCCGGGATTTCACAAGCTGAGCAGCGGGATTTCGCACACCTTTACTGATCCGCTTGTAAACGGGGCCGTCACGACAACGGCGCTGGCGGGGATCACCGGGTCGGCTTCAGGAGGTATGGGCATTGCGTTAAGTGCGATGTCGGATCAATACTTGCAGGCGATTCAGGTTTACAACATTCCGCCGGAAGTGATGCATCGGGTCATTTCGATGGCATCAGGCGGCATGGATACGCTGCCGCATAATGGCGCAGTCATCACGCTTTTGGCTGTGACGGGACTGACTCACCGGCAATCGTATCGGGATATTTTTGCGATCACACTCATCAAAACGGCTGCCGTATTTGCCGTGATCGCGATTTACAGCCTGACGGGTCTAGTGTAG